TTTGATGCAACATCAATAGGGGTGGGATTTGTGAAGCTGGCCATGGACTACTGCTtattagacctggttatcgggcgggtagggtcagggtcggtgcgggtcaaaacaGGGTCGGGAATTGAAAGGGttatttttagcgggtcgataatgggcgggtcaaaagcgtgTCACGGGTCAttaatgggcgggtcaataaacgagcaatgaaaaatgataaacaaaagagccatgtgcaagtacaagtgaaTACGAACTacacacgtaattttttgtatcattactattttaattttcaaaataattatagtataagtttgaccctataatataataaccctgtccaataaaggccttgtccaataaaagccctgtccaataaaagccctattaacttgacactaaccctatatccattggactaccctgtccaataaccaggtctgcTGCTTATACAATGAGAGAGTCAGAATGTCGTGTTTGAATGGCTGGCTATGGAGTGGAGATGGCTAGAAGGTTAGgctttgaaaatgttgttttggAATGTGATGCAGCGACGGTAGTAAAGGCCATACAACAAAAGCAAGAAGGTGCATCACCAATTTTCTTAATATTTGATGATATTACTAGAATCAGCTTggagtttaattattttgtttGTTCTCATGTGAGACGAGTCGGCAATACGGTCGCCCATTCCATAGCTAGATGGGACACCAATGCTAATATGGAGAGAGTATGTATGAACTCCTTTCTCCAAAGTATTCAAACTTTGGTGGAACTTGATTTAATATAATTTTGGCCGCTCGgtctttccctcaaaaaaaataacataattCAGTTAAAACAATTGTTGCTGTAAAAAATAAACATAACAATCTTTAGAGACAAAACTCCAACAAGCAGATTTGAAACATAAAAGTAACCTATTCATCATCAAAGAGACTGAAACCGACATCCCCATCTGATTCCTCCTCAGACTCTTCCTTCTTTTCTTCCGCAGCAgcagcaccaccaccaccaccagcgGGTGCAGCTCCACCTGCAGCGGGCGCAGCAGCAAGAGCAAACTTGCTAGGATCCTGCATCACCATATTTATGAGCACACAATGTATTAATAAAGATGGATGTGGGGCACCCAAAAAACCAAACCCGGCACAAAAAAAGTCAAACCCGGCACGGGCACCAAAATATCACGGCCCGGCATCAGCACAGAGCGTGGGCCGCATTTTTTGGGGAAAAGTGCGACATAGCATGCTAAATTCagtaaaattaggcttagaCACGACAGGCAAGTCCGGCCAGCACGAAAACCCGTGGGCCTGGGTCGGCTTTGTTTTGAACTTTACGGCCCGGCCCGATACAGTGTGGGCCCAGCCAAGCCGGCCCACGACCATCTTTACAATGGAAGATTATTTTTCAATGTGTTTGGACAAAATGTAGTATCTAAAATATAATCAGAACACAAACCTTGAGGTACTCTTTAACTTTCTCTGCTTGGGGGAAGTCATAATCACATGCAATGGCAATGGCAAGAACATTCTTGTACCCATTGATGAACATGTGGGGAGCAGCAGCAAGGGTTGGGTACGAGATGGCAAGGGAAAGAGAAGTGACCATTGATACACCAGTAGCAAACCTCAAAAGAAGGTCATCCTCTGTCAGGTCAAGTACTTCCGGGCTGAAGACTGACCCGTCATCATAAACTGACTGGATGTTCAAACCGTACGAGAACGGCCTGATTCCAAGCTTTGCAAGTAGAGCTGCCTCAGAAGAACCCACCTTCTCTCCCTTCTTGATAAGCTCCACAGCAGTGATAATTTCGACAGTACCCTTGTTAATCTTGGTGGGGATATTAAGAACCTGAAAGGACAAGCATAAGTCAGAACAAGACCACACTTACGAGAAAGAGAGACTGACGATTGATAAATAGCACAAACCTGGAAGAAAGATGTCTGGGATGGGTCAAGACCCGTGTTGCCAGGTGGGACAACAACATCGATTGGTGCAACCAAACCAACACGAGCGGGAGCTCCAACCTGCACACATCGTACAATAAATTAGGACAAACCATGCATGGATGTAAAAGATGCCCGAATCAAATCTATAAGATTTCGGAAACATAAAACTTAAAGGAACGTGATATACGTCGTACTACATTATTACTCCTCTACCCCCATCAAGTCAACAAGTGATAATACATCGGAAAGTTACGGTGTGTTTCCTTGGTTGTTTGGTATAGTCCAGGGAGCTTTGCTTTGCTTTAACAGACCTTTATCGAGACTCGTAACTCATACATTGAGTGAGGAATAAAATTTTGAAGCTAAGCTAAAACAGTTTTATAAATGCAACAGCCAACctaaatatattatttggatCACATTCAGATGCGCTGCCATGACTTTTTTATGTCGTAGAATATAACTAATGTGTGAGTTTTGTCTGCTCCACAATATTTTCATCTTGACTTAACGCTTTAGTGTGATCTAACAGTGGTTAGGAACTTCGTTTTGACAATACTTGAGATCGTATGGTAAACTTTGAGGCCTTGCCCATACCACTCAAACATCAATTTCTTCATATTAGCAAAGGTTGGAGTTATTAGAGCTAGGTTTTAAAACTGCTTTCCAAGCTTACGATTGTAGCTTAAAAGAAAGTTAGGGATGTCATTTGTCACTTGTGTTTACAGTGCTTTCCACTCTGATTCTCAGTCTCGCCGTACTATGTATTGATAGACTTAATTTCGGCCTTTtggaattcatttttcctttCAAGCTGTACTGAGTCTACTGACCATTTTAACGTGAAGATAAATCATAGTGAAAGTAGGCAAATTAGGTGCATGCCACACCAATCCAATATTATATGTTACAGACAACATGAAGCCCAACATATATGGGAAAACAGATGCGCCATACAAATCATAAACTCCATCTTGCACTCTAGTTTTTAAGGGTCTATGTTTAGTACACCATAAACGTCAAAATATAAAGGGTTTAGTTATTGACCTTGGTTCATGGTAAGCTTGATTTTGTTCCTTGGTGCTCCGTTGCTTTATTAGTGTAATTTGATAGCTTGCTTTATTAATTCAAAGAATTGGTTTAAAAACAAAAGAATTTCTGTATAGTGTGTACCTTCTTTCATACTTTCTACTTAGTTGTAAATTTGCAATCGTCTGTTATTATTCGTGTCCAAATTATTTCAAAAGATTGCAAACCCTTCGGTGAACAAATAAGTGTTTAAATAGTAGATTTTCATATTTCTTGCAGTTTCACACTACCCATGTAGCAAGCATCCAAGTTCACTTCAAGAGAACCCATGCATCGCACGGGCCTCAAACTAGTTTATATACACATATGCTGCATAAATGCTAGACTATAACCGTTAACCAGCTAAACCTATTGAGAGTACAGCAGGGCcattataaaattatttaagCAGCTAAAGTAAATAAGGAAAATCAGGCAACAAACAAAAAACCGTTGTAGTGAAGGGAAGCCACATTATCTAACAAACAAATCCACAGACCCTAACCAAAAGAATACTGTACCACCAAACAAGAATGCATAAAAGATCATCGCCAAAGACTATCATTCGTATTCCAAAGGTAGATAAATCAGACCATCCTAATACTCAGTAGCATAAAGCTTAAATTCACCACAAgaaattctactccaaatcccAGACTGAGATAGATGTTAAAGAAACAAATTTTATATATCTCTCCATGGTTTCTTTGTACTATTAATTTCGAGTTGTCTCTGTTTTTCATATGTTGCATTTAATTTACAAGTACATAACAAACCACATTCAAAAACTTTAAGAACCCAACCCTTAATTAAATCTTAATTTAAGAACTTtaacttttttcatttttcagcaACCTTTTAAAGTTCTTTGTGATATTAATGTTGCAGGGGGCTCCAAATACCAGCACAAATAGCATCTAGTACACCCAAGGTGCTAAACTACAACCCCCCATGGTGCTGAATTACATTCTATACAGAGGAACACCCAGCTCAAAATCACCATCACCACCAAAAACCATACTTCTAACCCTAATTTccaataataattagattaaaaTAAACACTTCAAATCATCTTAAGACAATACCTTGTACTTGGCAATCTCCTCCCTGACTTCCTTCAAATCACCCTTAGTAAAGATCAGCCCCACATTTCCCTGCACACATCCAAAACAAAATACCAGTTAAACTCCATCAATTCCAAACAAaaccaacataaaaaaaaaaaaaaagtgaaaaaatatcaaaaacatACCACCAACAACTGCTCAAGCTTGCGCAAGTTGTCGTTTCCAGTTTTCTCAGCATGAAGACGGATAGACCTCTTCATCATAGTATTCTTCCCCATCAAAACAACAGAGTCGCCTCTTAGACCACTCCTGATGCCCTGGAGTTGATTCGAACCCACATTGTCGGCGGATGCAATCAGCACTTGGCTGTACTCGTCCAAGAGTTGACATAGCTTCTGGTCGTATGCGATCTTCTTCTCAGCTTTGGTTGGTTTCACTGCCATTGTCGATGAATTAAGGTTTCAAACTTTTTTTGAACAAAAATCTGGGAAATTAGGGTTTCTGTCTCGATTTCTTAAACAAAATCGAGGGCCAAGCAAAGTTGTGAGAACTTCTTTGTCAAGGCGGACAGCAATGGCGCCGTCTCTTTAACCTCCGGTAGATTTTGCTGAACTAAGGAAAACGGAATTAGCTAACGTGATAAACCCTAGAAATGGCGCCAGGAAGAAGATGACGGAGGTAGGTGGAGGGTTTTATATATTCTGCGATTTTAttttgggcctaaagtgggtgGGTTAATGGTACTTGGGCACATTTTGGTTTAAGAgtaattaactaattgattaaaataatttaagtaTTTAGGGTTAATTATTATGTCTGACTAATTAGCGGGAGAGTGAATTAAGGTACTCCGTAACAATTAAAAACAATTGTTATAAAGTTAGGTATCAATTGACAATTTTTATTAAGTTTGACAAACTTTCATAATAAGATAGGTAATAATTGACAAATTTTTCAACGACTATTGAGCAACAAAAGATGTATCTCATAATCAACCGCTAAGAGATGAAACGATTTTGTGCATGTTTTCCTATTTGAGTAAGAAAGCATTTGAATAAAGTCAATTCGAATATGTTGTCAATTTACTTTACCtatatttattttagattttggcCGGTAAATTTCAATGTAGAGCGAATTTTTAGATTGTCTCGAGTTCTCTGGTGAGAAATTAATACATTTGCTGAATTGGCATGGATTAAGGAACTAATGTCaaagcaaacaaataaataCCAACTTAATACTTTATGTTATCAACTAATGTTTCTATGTAGCTATTGACATTGACATTATAGGTTGAATCATATCAATTGGTCAAAGTACATATTCACTAAGGGGCCGTTTGGTTGgagaaagggaaagggaaagagaatgaGAATGGGAATCAAGGAGAATGGAATGAAAATCCTTTGTTTAagaatgttgtttggtttgtCCATTCttctcccctctctctctcctaagtaagataataaataataaatagtaaataaataaataaataataataaataattattaattaatatttattatttattatttattactaattatttattattcattattgattattaattattaattattatttattatgtatttattatttaatattaactatttaatattaattatttaatattaattatttaatattcattgtttatatttattatttattattaatgactaattataaagtattaattattaattattaattactaattattaattattaattattattttttaattattaattgttaatttttaattcttaattgttaattgttaattattaatttttaatttttaatttttaattgttaatttttaattcttaattattaattattaattattaattattaattattaattattaattattaattattaattattaattattaattattaattattaattattaattattaattattaattattaattattaattattaattattaattattaattattaattattaattattaattattaattattaattattaattattaattattaattattaattattaattattaattattaattattaattattaattattaattattaattattaattattaattattaattattaattattaattattaattattaattattaattattaattattaattattaattattaattattaattattaattattaattattaattattaattattaattattaattattaattattaattattaattattaattattaattattaattattaattattaattattaattattaattattaattattaattattaattattaattattaattattaattattaattattaattattaattattaattattaattattaattattaattattaaattggtaatattttagtcaaatcgctatattaataatgaaaaatatatcactcaatattttggtaaaaattaccatattagcattttaaatatgcacattagatgaataaatttaaacgagtatgttaaaaatgtaataatatgcagtagtttgggagataatcagttaaatattttgtgaaaaaaattatcaaaatccgtgaatgcacgggatctaatctaggaTTATATAAAGAATACTAATCAAGCTTTGAAGGCCCGACCACACCACCCGATTCCAATACGGGAACACTAATAAAAAGGGCTTAAATTAattgaaaagaagaagaaaaaacagCAAGAATTGGTTAgatatacttcctccaatttttttaattgcaccatcttaggttttgtcactattcacatattcttatatagttattttttgtgatttatatgtaaagaaaaatatattcatgtgggatgttattagattcgtctcgaaatataattttaaattatcaaatttttataactttttcaaattataatgagagatattaatgtttaaaatagtgtattggcaagcgtgaaatctaagatggtgcaattaaaaaaaaatggaggaagtatatactaATGGATCAATCATGAAAGTATATGGTAACTCAtaacatataattaaaacaGCATTAGAAGaataattttgaagtgtttgcgTGATGTTCTGGTGCAAATTGTTCCCATAATCTTGCGGTTAATCACTGTCGTAGTTACTGTTATACAAATTGTTCATCTTCAGAAAGTTTTAGTTTCTTCATGTTGTGTATTTCTATTAACACTTTGTTCATTTGAAGTAAAATCTAAATAGTTGGATTCCCAAATACGTCACGCCAATCACGTCTTCTTTTCTAGAGTTGAATTTCGTTCCCTTGTAGAGGTAATTACCGCAAATACTGCACCGAATTGACATCGACAACAtcatccggattagccctaagggtgaaccgggtggcgGGTgctaacacacacacacaaaaaaaaaaaaagaaataaatcctAACAGTATCACTGGTTGGGGCGTTGAGGTGTGGGAACATCCGAACATGGGTTTGTTCATTGTGGGCCTTTTCTTTTTATGGAGGAAATTAAGGGAGGAAGAAGTGGGGTTTGGGCTTGGATTTGATCTTGTTGGACAATAAAAAGAGGATAGAATTCTCATCCTCATCCAACACATATTTCCGCAAACTCTTAGTGAATATCAGTAGAACATATTACATGCACCCGATACATCGCACACCCAGAAGAAAATATGATAAGAATTACTAATATCTCTTCAAAAAATTTAACATTGCGAGAAACaaagatttctttttttttaggtCAAAAAGTTTCCAACCCTTTTTCCTGAAAAGGTAtcctaaaaaaaacatatatctatacctagtatttaaaaaggataacCATACATAataattagatgacacgtgtcacctcctTCTTTCATCcatggattttttttattttttttttcaatttttcatgtTGTTTGTTATACGAAGCATTTTACAACTTCAACACatcttccacttcatcttcctcatccaTCATCAATTCACCATTGAATTCATATTCAACCTCTACTAATTTATCTCCCTCTTTAACACTTAATATTAATTCACcatataatttatatatttttcaacTTAGAAATTTGATCACCTTTATATAAATCATATACTCTAGCTAAAATCACAAGCCCTCAATAAAATTAACACTTTCAAAATGACTTAACAAACACTATATAATTAAAGAACGGGCTCCAAAACTAGTTCTTCTTTTATTAGCGAACTTAATTATCTCTTTTGGTCTTTTAGTTATCAACAAAGCACATACGTTAACTAGTCACGATTTGTATATTGAATTGACTTCCTTATTAGGCCTAATAACAAATATTCCATGATTACAGTACCATTTAAGTGTAAACATTAGAATAAAGTACACATTTGGAATATTATAGGCTAATTATACTACGTAGGAGTTGTAAGAATCCTACTTGTCGAcatatattttccttaattgttttttttacaGTATTTTTTTGTCATCAAATTAATTTAAGTGAATCAGTATACTTTGTTAGGGTTGTAAACTTGTAATAGTACGTCTAGAATTGGTCCCTTTATTTTGTCAAGTTGACATGCAAGTTGTTATCATATTTGTCCAAGGCATTGTGATTCACGTGAATCAGTAAATTGGATGTGTCACAGTGTCAGTGTAGTGTAGTTATAATGTATAGTTGGCAAACCAATCGTTTCATATTGTATTTATgttcatttcttttttttttctttttttttaaaaaattttttttGATAGCATGAGTTCAATTATTGACGAACATTATAAATAGAAGATACTCACAGCTCAATGCTTTCATCCATATTTACTAAAAACCTAAAATTTTCTGATTAAGTgaagtgcaaaaaaaaaaaaacatgaagaaTCATTCATCTTGTTCTAAGTTGGCTCTCTTAGCATTTTTGTTGCTGACTATTTCAGGTAACCGTCTTTCTTAGATTATTTAGGCGTTAAAAaacttatcattattattattattactagtaTAGAAcctgtgcgatgcacggtttatataTTGCAACTTTAACTGCAAAGTTAAATTAATGTAGAAAAGAAACATAGAAAAATACGTACATTTTTTATTCCTTTTCATGCATCACCCATAATTTCATGTTAGGTATAAAAATC
This sequence is a window from Spinacia oleracea cultivar Varoflay chromosome 1, BTI_SOV_V1, whole genome shotgun sequence. Protein-coding genes within it:
- the LOC110793696 gene encoding 60S acidic ribosomal protein P0, which produces MAVKPTKAEKKIAYDQKLCQLLDEYSQVLIASADNVGSNQLQGIRSGLRGDSVVLMGKNTMMKRSIRLHAEKTGNDNLRKLEQLLVGNVGLIFTKGDLKEVREEIAKYKVGAPARVGLVAPIDVVVPPGNTGLDPSQTSFFQVLNIPTKINKGTVEIITAVELIKKGEKVGSSEAALLAKLGIRPFSYGLNIQSVYDDGSVFSPEVLDLTEDDLLLRFATGVSMVTSLSLAISYPTLAAAPHMFINGYKNVLAIAIACDYDFPQAEKVKEYLKDPSKFALAAAPAAGGAAPAGGGGGAAAAEEKKEESEEESDGDVGFSLFDDE